In the Ramlibacter tataouinensis TTB310 genome, one interval contains:
- a CDS encoding pyridoxal phosphate-dependent aminotransferase: protein MTRIAARLNRIKPSPSSMAGQRARELRAQGRDIVGLTAGEPDFDTPPNVCEAAARAMASSRTKYTDVGGTPELKEAIAGKFRRDNGLAYRPQEIVAGTGGKQIVFNALMCTVEAGDEVIVPTPYWVSYPDIVLLADGKPVFVDCPPGNGFKLRPEDLEAAITPRTKWLVLNAPNNPSGATYTLEELQGLAKVLLRHPHVWVLTDDIYEHVLYDGRRFATIAQAEPALKERTLTVNGVSKSYAMTGWRLGYGAGPAELIKAMVKLQSQSTSNPSSITQAATVEALTGPQGFMEERKRIFQQRRDFMVEALNRLPGIECHAPEGAFYLFPSCRQLIGRRTPAGQALRSDEDFVLHLLDAHNLAVLQGGAYGVSPFFRISFAASQAKLEEGLARLRSACLALAEAPAT from the coding sequence ATGACCCGCATCGCCGCCCGACTCAACCGGATCAAACCCTCGCCCAGCTCGATGGCGGGCCAGCGCGCGCGCGAGCTGCGGGCGCAGGGCCGCGACATCGTGGGCCTGACCGCCGGCGAGCCGGACTTCGACACGCCGCCCAACGTGTGCGAGGCCGCCGCGCGGGCCATGGCCTCCTCCAGGACCAAGTACACCGACGTCGGCGGCACGCCCGAGCTCAAGGAAGCCATCGCAGGGAAGTTCCGGCGCGACAACGGCCTGGCCTACCGGCCGCAGGAGATCGTCGCCGGCACCGGGGGCAAGCAGATCGTCTTCAATGCGCTCATGTGCACGGTGGAGGCCGGCGACGAAGTGATCGTGCCCACGCCGTACTGGGTGTCCTACCCGGACATCGTGCTGCTGGCCGACGGCAAGCCGGTGTTCGTGGACTGCCCGCCCGGCAACGGCTTCAAGCTGCGGCCCGAGGACCTGGAGGCGGCCATCACGCCGCGCACCAAGTGGCTGGTGCTCAATGCCCCCAACAATCCCAGCGGCGCCACCTACACGCTCGAGGAGCTGCAGGGCCTGGCGAAGGTGCTGCTGCGGCACCCCCACGTCTGGGTGCTCACCGACGACATCTACGAGCACGTGCTGTACGACGGCCGGCGCTTCGCCACCATAGCGCAGGCCGAGCCGGCGCTGAAGGAGCGCACGCTCACCGTCAACGGCGTCTCCAAGTCCTACGCCATGACCGGCTGGCGGCTGGGGTACGGCGCCGGCCCGGCCGAGCTGATCAAGGCGATGGTGAAGCTGCAGTCGCAAAGCACGAGCAACCCCTCGTCCATCACCCAGGCGGCCACCGTCGAGGCCCTCACCGGCCCGCAGGGCTTCATGGAGGAGCGCAAGCGCATCTTCCAGCAGCGGCGCGACTTCATGGTGGAGGCGCTGAACCGGCTGCCTGGCATCGAATGCCACGCGCCGGAGGGTGCCTTCTACCTGTTCCCCTCGTGCCGCCAGCTGATCGGGCGCCGCACGCCTGCCGGGCAGGCGCTGCGCAGCGACGAGGATTTCGTGCTGCACCTGCTGGACGCGCACAACCTCGCCGTGCTGCAGGGCGGCGCCTATGGCGTGTCGCCGTTCTTCCGCATCTCGTTCGCGGCCTCCCAGGCGAAGCTGGAGGAAGGACTGGCCCGGCTGCGCTCGGCCTGCCTGGCGCTTGCAGAGGCCCCGGCAACCTGA
- a CDS encoding helix-turn-helix transcriptional regulator yields MLHSTSIVQQLESTRKAAQLTQAELAERSGVNRMTVGRVEAGLDPRLSTVEELARALGMEIILVPKALRPEVENFVRSGGKLVAQPPGVGAPKSIVDLLPVRAPRRG; encoded by the coding sequence ATGCTACATTCAACGAGCATTGTTCAACAGCTGGAGAGCACCCGAAAGGCAGCCCAGCTCACGCAGGCTGAGCTGGCCGAGCGTTCCGGCGTGAATCGGATGACCGTGGGCAGGGTCGAAGCAGGGCTGGACCCCCGGCTCTCGACCGTTGAAGAGCTGGCCCGGGCCCTGGGCATGGAGATCATCCTGGTTCCCAAGGCGCTTCGTCCCGAGGTGGAGAACTTCGTGCGCTCGGGAGGCAAGCTGGTCGCCCAGCCCCCGGGCGTGGGCGCGCCCAAGTCCATCGTCGACCTGCTCCCGGTCCGTGCGCCCCGCCGGGGGTGA
- a CDS encoding 3-isopropylmalate dehydratase large subunit — protein MTSRPATMAEKLLSRAAGRPVRAGEVVVCEVDAAMGTDGSVPMALDYLRQISDGPLPAPARREKLFFAMDHYGGLSGERALALQQTARGYARLHGIALFEVGEGIGHQLMIERGHVLPGRLVVAADSHAVSYGALNAFGTGIGSSDFAGVLACGQVWLKVPASLRVELTGQLRAGVSAKDVALTLARRLGADGAGYLALEFGGPGLAHLDMDDRILLANMSVEMGAKAGLFPFDACTRAFLAQRTADDFQPVAADEGAGYSGTLALDLGDVVPQVALPHRVDNVQDLAGTAEVPVDLVYLGTCTGGRAKDYREALDVLRAGGGVAPGVTLVVTPASESIRAELEQQGLLEEFRAFGATVQAPGCGACCGTCGSAPAGGVRVVSTANRNFKGRMGNAQAEIFLASPRSCAQAAVRGTLGAGEAA, from the coding sequence ATGACAAGCCGTCCCGCAACGATGGCGGAGAAGCTGCTGTCGCGTGCCGCCGGCCGGCCGGTGCGCGCTGGCGAGGTGGTGGTGTGCGAGGTCGACGCGGCCATGGGCACGGACGGCTCGGTCCCGATGGCGCTGGACTACCTGCGCCAGATCTCGGACGGCCCCTTGCCGGCCCCGGCCCGCCGGGAGAAGCTGTTCTTCGCCATGGACCACTATGGCGGCCTGTCGGGCGAGCGCGCCCTGGCCTTGCAGCAGACCGCGCGCGGCTACGCCCGCCTGCACGGCATCGCGCTGTTCGAGGTGGGCGAGGGCATCGGCCACCAGCTGATGATCGAGCGCGGGCACGTCCTGCCCGGCCGGCTCGTCGTGGCGGCGGATTCCCATGCGGTCTCGTACGGCGCCCTCAATGCCTTCGGCACCGGCATCGGCTCGTCCGATTTCGCCGGCGTGCTGGCCTGCGGCCAGGTCTGGCTGAAGGTGCCCGCGTCCCTGCGCGTCGAGCTGACCGGGCAGCTGCGCGCCGGCGTTTCGGCCAAGGACGTCGCGCTCACGCTCGCACGGCGGCTCGGCGCCGACGGGGCGGGCTATCTCGCGCTGGAGTTCGGCGGTCCCGGACTGGCGCACCTGGACATGGACGACCGCATCCTCCTGGCCAACATGTCGGTGGAGATGGGCGCCAAGGCGGGGCTGTTCCCCTTCGACGCCTGCACCCGGGCCTTCCTCGCGCAGCGCACGGCGGACGATTTCCAGCCGGTGGCGGCGGACGAGGGCGCCGGCTACAGCGGCACCCTGGCGCTGGACCTGGGCGACGTGGTGCCCCAGGTCGCGCTGCCGCACCGGGTGGACAACGTGCAGGACTTGGCTGGCACCGCCGAAGTCCCCGTCGACCTGGTCTACCTGGGCACCTGCACCGGCGGGCGGGCCAAGGACTACCGCGAGGCGCTGGACGTGCTGCGCGCCGGCGGCGGCGTCGCGCCCGGCGTGACGCTGGTGGTGACGCCGGCGTCCGAGAGCATCCGGGCCGAGCTGGAACAGCAGGGACTGCTGGAGGAGTTCCGCGCCTTCGGCGCCACCGTGCAGGCGCCCGGCTGCGGCGCCTGTTGCGGCACCTGCGGCAGCGCACCCGCCGGCGGCGTGCGGGTGGTCTCCACCGCCAACCGCAACTTCAAGGGCCGCATGGGCAACGCGCAGGCGGAGATCTTCCTGGCCTCGCCGCGGTCGTGCGCGCAGGCGGCGGTGCGCGGGACGCTGGGTGCGGGGGAGGCGGCATGA
- a CDS encoding alpha-IPM isomerase: MNPGRARVLGDDVNTDYIISSRRKKDSLDPQVLRHYLLEDLAPAFAASVQPGDILVAGRNFGCGSAMEVAVTVVRGAGIQAVVARSFARTYWRNAVNNGLLALTADTHGIAEGARLDIEVDGQGARIRVDGGRIIEAEPLPEFVLAMREAGGLLPYLRAHGRLM; this comes from the coding sequence ATGAACCCGGGCCGCGCCCGCGTGCTCGGCGACGACGTCAACACCGACTACATCATCTCCTCGCGCCGCAAGAAGGACAGCCTGGACCCGCAGGTCCTGCGCCACTATCTGCTGGAGGATCTGGCGCCCGCGTTCGCCGCCAGCGTGCAGCCGGGGGACATCCTGGTGGCGGGCCGCAATTTCGGCTGCGGCTCCGCGATGGAGGTCGCGGTCACGGTGGTTCGCGGCGCGGGCATCCAGGCCGTGGTCGCCCGCAGCTTCGCCCGCACCTACTGGCGCAACGCGGTCAACAACGGCCTGCTCGCGCTGACCGCCGACACCCATGGGATCGCCGAAGGCGCCCGGCTCGACATCGAGGTGGACGGGCAGGGCGCCAGGATCCGGGTGGACGGCGGCCGCATCATCGAAGCCGAGCCCCTGCCCGAGTTCGTTCTGGCCATGCGCGAGGCCGGGGGGCTGCTGCCCTACCTGCGCGCGCATGGCCGCCTCATGTGA
- a CDS encoding type II toxin-antitoxin system HipA family toxin, with product MSTSIRYLRLSLHAPDGGKQGIGYLSQYGDILRVSFDEAYIADTNRLTLSLNYRGEDEAATQKILRAGRDERLVRNDGRWPHFFQNLLPEAHNRDRLAKERGCSPDDEFELLAAAGHDLMGAVEAEPTARGEDIPQVVRHWHTSLGLDVLEPGFVEEPVEDAAALPGVVTKFSAIQEGRRYVVKRHGEAGHYILKLPSIRHPDLVANEFAGYQLCAALGLDCAEAKVIGKADAELPEQVPFDQILAVKRFDRKDGRRVHMEEFAQVLGYPPRHKYGKGIAQDYTRMLATLNALSTRPARDVREFLARFVAFILIGNTDAHLKNWSLMYPDGHEPQLAPLYDPVCVSAFFAGEDERTYGVNRTIDRTLRAFTWNDLETLIHSAGLSRPAHLMRMCRDTVRKAQAAWPALLESAPANVRESVTGRLHGGVALAAASPAPILRPSP from the coding sequence GTGAGCACCTCGATCCGTTACCTCAGGCTGTCCCTGCATGCGCCCGACGGCGGCAAGCAAGGCATCGGCTACCTGTCCCAGTACGGCGACATCCTGCGCGTCTCCTTCGACGAGGCCTACATCGCCGACACGAACCGGCTCACCCTCTCGCTGAACTACCGCGGCGAGGACGAGGCGGCCACGCAGAAGATCCTGCGCGCCGGGCGCGACGAACGCCTGGTCCGCAACGACGGACGCTGGCCGCATTTCTTCCAGAACCTGCTGCCCGAAGCCCACAACCGCGACCGCCTCGCGAAGGAACGGGGCTGCTCACCCGACGACGAGTTCGAGCTGCTGGCGGCCGCCGGCCATGACCTGATGGGCGCGGTGGAAGCCGAGCCCACGGCGCGAGGCGAGGACATACCGCAGGTGGTCCGCCACTGGCACACCTCGCTGGGGCTGGACGTCCTGGAGCCGGGGTTCGTGGAGGAGCCGGTGGAAGACGCCGCGGCCTTGCCCGGGGTGGTGACCAAGTTTTCCGCGATCCAGGAGGGGCGGCGCTACGTGGTCAAGCGGCATGGGGAAGCCGGCCACTACATCCTGAAGCTGCCGTCCATCCGGCACCCCGACCTGGTCGCCAACGAATTCGCCGGCTACCAGCTGTGCGCGGCGCTCGGGCTCGACTGCGCCGAGGCAAAGGTCATCGGCAAGGCGGATGCCGAACTGCCCGAGCAGGTGCCCTTCGACCAGATCCTCGCGGTCAAGCGGTTCGACCGCAAGGACGGCCGTCGCGTGCACATGGAGGAGTTCGCCCAGGTGCTGGGGTATCCGCCCCGCCACAAGTACGGCAAGGGCATCGCGCAGGACTACACGAGGATGCTGGCCACCCTGAACGCGCTCTCCACGCGTCCGGCACGGGACGTGCGCGAGTTCCTGGCGCGCTTCGTGGCCTTCATCCTGATAGGCAACACCGACGCGCACCTGAAGAACTGGTCGCTCATGTACCCGGACGGGCATGAGCCGCAGCTCGCGCCGCTCTATGACCCGGTCTGCGTCAGCGCCTTTTTCGCCGGCGAGGACGAAAGGACCTACGGGGTCAATCGCACCATCGACAGGACGCTTCGCGCCTTCACCTGGAACGACCTGGAAACGCTGATCCACAGCGCCGGACTCTCCCGACCCGCACACCTGATGCGCATGTGCCGGGACACGGTAAGGAAGGCACAGGCGGCATGGCCGGCTCTCCTGGAGAGCGCGCCTGCCAACGTGCGCGAGTCTGTCACCGGGCGGCTCCATGGCGGTGTGGCGCTGGCGGCAGCCAGCCCGGCCCCGATCCTCAGGCCTTCGCCCTGA
- a CDS encoding MFS transporter translates to MNNGWAPLSITLAIQSMVAMALLAVPAIAPRVAGAAGVSPAYIGLYIAVAYAGAMVASLASGAAVARYGPIRVSQLGLLLCAVGLVLCTVPTVPTLALGALLVGLGYGPVTPASSHLLARTTPAHRMSLVFSVKQTGVPLGGALAGAIVPGLQLLAGWQPALLAVAAANLLCAWVAQRLRAEFDADRDPSRALGLGNFLEPVRLVLSDPRLRMLAGCSFIFSIAQLSLTTYLVTYLTDSLAYGLVAAGFVLSVSQIGAVLGRVLWGYVADRWMGARRMLAALAAVMAMAAAATSALSQPVADLVVISVLFVFGASAIGWNGVYLAEVARQAPAGKAGMATGGTLAITFLGVVLGPPLFGAVSGLAGSYRAGFAALAVPLTLCALTLGLRSGKLR, encoded by the coding sequence ATGAACAACGGCTGGGCGCCCCTGTCGATCACGCTGGCGATCCAGTCCATGGTGGCGATGGCCTTGCTCGCGGTGCCCGCGATCGCGCCCCGGGTCGCCGGCGCCGCCGGCGTATCGCCCGCCTACATCGGCCTCTACATCGCGGTCGCGTACGCCGGCGCCATGGTGGCCAGCCTGGCGTCCGGCGCCGCGGTCGCGCGCTATGGCCCGATCCGGGTCAGCCAGCTGGGCCTGCTGCTCTGCGCCGTGGGCCTGGTCCTGTGCACGGTCCCGACCGTCCCGACACTCGCCCTCGGGGCCTTGCTGGTGGGCCTGGGCTACGGGCCCGTGACCCCGGCGAGCTCGCACCTGCTGGCCCGCACCACGCCGGCGCACCGCATGTCCCTGGTCTTTTCCGTCAAGCAGACCGGCGTGCCGCTGGGGGGCGCCCTGGCCGGCGCCATCGTGCCCGGCCTGCAGCTGCTGGCAGGCTGGCAGCCGGCCTTGTTGGCGGTGGCGGCCGCCAACCTGCTGTGTGCCTGGGTGGCCCAGCGGCTGCGCGCCGAGTTCGACGCCGACCGCGACCCGTCGCGTGCCCTGGGCCTGGGCAACTTCCTGGAGCCGGTCCGGCTGGTCCTGTCCGATCCGCGCCTGCGCATGCTGGCGGGCTGCTCCTTCATCTTCTCGATCGCGCAGCTCTCGCTCACCACCTACCTGGTGACCTACCTCACCGACAGCCTGGCCTACGGCCTGGTGGCCGCCGGCTTCGTGCTGTCGGTCTCCCAGATCGGCGCGGTGCTCGGGCGGGTGCTGTGGGGCTATGTGGCCGACCGCTGGATGGGAGCGCGCCGCATGCTGGCGGCCCTGGCCGCAGTCATGGCGATGGCGGCAGCGGCCACGTCCGCGCTGAGCCAGCCGGTGGCCGACCTGGTCGTGATCTCGGTGCTGTTCGTGTTCGGCGCCTCGGCCATCGGCTGGAACGGCGTCTACCTGGCCGAGGTCGCCCGGCAGGCGCCCGCCGGCAAGGCCGGCATGGCCACCGGCGGCACGCTGGCCATCACCTTCCTGGGCGTGGTGCTGGGCCCGCCGCTGTTCGGCGCCGTGTCCG